One window from the genome of Rudanella lutea DSM 19387 encodes:
- a CDS encoding RagB/SusD family nutrient uptake outer membrane protein, with protein sequence MKKYIVALLTVGLTGCTSFFDIPPTDQLTQNEFWKTRQHAEAALIGAYNQLVNGNIYGNVSMIGMEAATPNAYTYNNTGGGGFIAQGIHDAANNGIINNKWGACYTGIGRANTLLDNIGQVTVDEATKKRYIAEAKFLRALYYHNLWSFYGGVPLILETPNLEKQGTLPRNSADEVYAQIIKDCNEAIPDLPQTAASRGNASKGAALALKARTMLYKGDYPGAAEAAKQIIDSKVFTLFSDYRELFQLDKEGNSEVIFDVQFKLPEFTHSLDITFTDFNSIAPLPDLLNDYYMVDGLPAAKSPLFNNAKPYDNRDPRLYQTNILPGTQFRARLVTPTTFGFTGIGQKKYTVYKDNEAGVTVAENQSQLNYMVFRYADVLLMYAEAQNEVAGPSPEIYSALNLIRQRAGMPAFPKDLTKDQLREEIRHERRIELAGEGLYYHDIRRWRTAEIVMNTEIVNYTGGKLGVRRFNKDRDYLWPIPTIVLERNPNLVQNAGYGK encoded by the coding sequence ATGAAAAAATATATAGTCGCCCTCTTAACGGTCGGTCTGACCGGATGTACGTCGTTTTTTGACATTCCGCCTACGGATCAGTTGACCCAAAACGAATTCTGGAAAACCCGCCAGCATGCCGAAGCGGCTCTGATCGGGGCATACAACCAGCTCGTAAATGGTAATATTTACGGGAACGTGTCTATGATTGGTATGGAAGCTGCAACCCCCAATGCCTATACGTATAACAATACGGGCGGGGGAGGTTTCATTGCGCAGGGAATCCACGATGCTGCTAACAACGGTATCATCAATAATAAATGGGGAGCCTGCTACACCGGGATCGGGCGGGCCAATACCTTACTGGATAACATTGGCCAGGTGACGGTGGATGAGGCTACTAAAAAGCGCTACATCGCTGAAGCCAAATTCCTGCGGGCACTTTACTATCACAATCTCTGGAGTTTCTACGGGGGCGTACCGCTGATTCTGGAAACCCCCAATCTGGAAAAGCAGGGTACACTGCCGCGCAATTCGGCGGATGAAGTTTACGCCCAGATCATCAAGGACTGTAACGAGGCTATCCCTGATCTGCCGCAGACAGCGGCTTCGCGGGGAAATGCTTCCAAGGGGGCTGCACTGGCGCTGAAGGCCCGGACGATGCTCTACAAAGGCGATTATCCGGGAGCGGCCGAAGCCGCAAAGCAGATTATCGATAGCAAAGTGTTTACCCTGTTTTCAGACTATCGGGAGCTTTTTCAGCTGGATAAAGAAGGAAATTCGGAAGTGATTTTCGATGTGCAGTTCAAACTGCCCGAGTTCACGCATAGTCTGGATATAACCTTCACTGATTTCAATTCCATCGCTCCCCTACCCGATCTGCTCAACGACTACTACATGGTGGATGGGTTACCAGCGGCCAAATCGCCCTTGTTCAATAACGCCAAACCGTACGACAATCGTGATCCGCGCCTTTATCAGACCAACATCCTGCCCGGTACTCAGTTCCGGGCGCGGCTCGTAACGCCTACCACTTTTGGCTTTACCGGTATTGGTCAGAAAAAATATACCGTCTATAAGGATAACGAAGCCGGCGTGACGGTGGCCGAGAATCAATCGCAGCTTAATTACATGGTTTTCCGGTATGCCGATGTATTGCTGATGTATGCCGAAGCCCAGAACGAGGTAGCAGGTCCCAGCCCTGAAATTTATTCGGCTCTGAATCTGATTCGTCAGCGGGCTGGCATGCCGGCTTTCCCCAAAGACCTGACTAAAGACCAGCTTCGGGAAGAAATCCGCCACGAGCGCCGGATCGAGTTAGCGGGAGAGGGACTTTACTACCACGACATCCGGCGCTGGCGTACGGCCGAGATCGTGATGAATACAGAGATTGTGAATTATACCGGTGGGAAGCTGGGGGTTCGGCGGTTCAATAAGGACCGGGATTACCTGTGGCCAATTCCAACTATCGTGCTGGAGCGGAATCCGAACTTAGTTCAGAATGCAGGGTATGGTAAATAA